One Candidatus Binatia bacterium DNA segment encodes these proteins:
- the rho gene encoding transcription termination factor Rho yields MHLSDLKGKDIQELAGMARSVDAEGASTMRRQELIFAILQAQTARQGLIHGDGVLEVLPDGFGFLRSPDYSYLAGPDDIYVSPSQVKRFDLRTGDVVSGQIRSPKDDERYFALLQLDAINYDPPAESRQKVLFDNLTPLYPDDAIHLECGAEEPTGRVLDLMVPIGKGQRALVVAPPRTGKTIMLQNIARGITANHPDIDLIVLLVDERPEEVTDMRRSVAGEVVSSTFDEPPTRHVQVAEMVIEKAKRLVEHGRDVVILLDSVTRLARAYNTVAPPSGKVLSGGVDSNALHKPKKFFGAARNIEDGGSLTIIGTALVETGSRMDEVIFEEFKGTGNMEVHLDRRLVEKRVFPSIDVNRSGTRKEELLLGAEVQGRVAILRRLLSQLNSVEAMEFLLDKLAETPTNEDFIAGMNR; encoded by the coding sequence CGCAGACAGCCCGGCAGGGCTTGATTCACGGAGATGGCGTTCTGGAAGTTCTGCCGGACGGATTCGGTTTTTTACGATCTCCGGACTACAGCTACCTTGCCGGACCGGACGATATCTATGTGTCGCCGTCGCAGGTGAAAAGGTTTGATCTTCGGACCGGAGACGTGGTTTCCGGGCAGATTCGATCACCTAAAGACGACGAGCGCTACTTTGCCTTGTTGCAGCTGGATGCAATCAACTACGACCCGCCAGCGGAGTCTCGGCAGAAAGTGCTGTTTGATAATTTGACGCCGCTTTATCCCGACGATGCGATCCACCTCGAATGCGGTGCCGAGGAACCGACGGGGCGGGTTCTCGATTTGATGGTGCCCATCGGCAAGGGCCAACGGGCACTGGTGGTGGCCCCGCCCCGAACCGGCAAGACGATCATGCTGCAGAATATTGCTCGCGGCATTACCGCCAATCATCCGGACATCGATTTAATCGTACTGCTCGTGGACGAGCGCCCCGAAGAGGTCACGGATATGCGCCGTTCGGTAGCGGGAGAGGTCGTGAGTTCGACTTTTGACGAGCCCCCGACACGTCACGTCCAAGTCGCCGAGATGGTGATCGAGAAGGCCAAGAGATTGGTCGAGCACGGTCGCGATGTGGTGATTTTGCTGGATTCCGTCACTCGACTGGCCCGGGCCTACAATACGGTCGCGCCCCCTTCGGGGAAGGTGCTGTCAGGTGGGGTGGATTCAAATGCCCTGCATAAACCGAAGAAGTTTTTCGGCGCGGCCCGCAACATCGAGGACGGAGGGTCGTTGACGATCATTGGCACAGCCCTTGTCGAAACGGGCAGCCGCATGGACGAGGTGATTTTCGAGGAGTTCAAGGGGACCGGCAATATGGAGGTCCATCTCGATCGCCGCCTGGTGGAAAAGCGAGTTTTCCCGTCAATCGACGTGAATCGGTCGGGTACGCGCAAGGAGGAACTGTTGCTCGGAGCCGAGGTGCAGGGTCGCGTCGCGATCCTGCGGCGCCTTCTTTCGCAGCTCAACTCGGTGGAAGCAATGGAATTTCTCCTCGACAAGCTGGCGGAAACGCCGACCAACGAGGACTTCATCGCGGGAATGAATCGATAA
- the tsf gene encoding translation elongation factor Ts encodes MAITAAQVKSLREKTGAGMMDCKNALTDSGGDIDAALKQLREKGLATAAKRAGRTAAEGMVVANLVSPGEGVLLELNCETDFVAKTPGFLDLATRLASVLPGNATVEGVQEADAVGLADMTVEGKTIADSIADAIASMGENVLVRRVARFAPGDSAGAVGAYVHGGGKIGVLVEASTDATGDKAAEVVAVLKDIAMQVAAANPQWCTREDVPAEDLAREKEIFSNQAAQSGKPENVVEKIVTGKVEKFYQQECLIDQEYIRDGQLTIAKLLDQEAKRIGTSIQLKRFARLQLGEASNDS; translated from the coding sequence GTGGCGATTACAGCGGCACAGGTGAAGTCTCTGCGCGAGAAGACCGGCGCAGGCATGATGGATTGTAAAAACGCACTGACCGACAGTGGCGGCGATATCGATGCTGCGCTGAAGCAGTTGCGCGAAAAAGGACTCGCGACAGCGGCCAAGCGCGCTGGGCGCACAGCGGCCGAAGGCATGGTGGTTGCAAACCTGGTTTCCCCGGGCGAGGGCGTGCTGCTCGAACTGAACTGCGAAACTGATTTTGTTGCCAAGACCCCCGGGTTCCTTGATTTGGCGACTCGGTTGGCTTCGGTTCTGCCCGGCAATGCCACCGTAGAAGGCGTGCAGGAAGCAGACGCTGTCGGCTTGGCCGATATGACGGTTGAAGGCAAGACGATCGCCGACAGCATTGCAGATGCAATTGCCTCGATGGGTGAGAATGTTCTCGTGCGTCGAGTCGCCCGCTTCGCGCCGGGGGATTCCGCCGGCGCTGTCGGCGCATACGTGCACGGGGGCGGTAAAATCGGCGTTCTCGTCGAAGCGTCGACTGATGCTACTGGCGACAAGGCGGCCGAAGTCGTTGCCGTGTTGAAGGATATCGCCATGCAGGTCGCGGCCGCCAACCCCCAATGGTGCACCCGAGAGGATGTCCCGGCTGAGGACCTGGCTCGCGAAAAGGAAATTTTCTCGAATCAGGCAGCTCAGAGCGGCAAGCCCGAAAACGTTGTCGAGAAGATCGTGACCGGCAAGGTGGAGAAGTTCTACCAGCAGGAATGTTTGATCGATCAGGAGTATATTCGCGACGGGCAGTTGACGATTGCCAAACTTCTTGATCAGGAAGCTAAGAGAATTGGAACTTCGATCCAATTGAAGCGCTTTGCCCGGCTCCAGCTGGGTGAAGCTTCGAACGATAGCTGA